One part of the Neodiprion virginianus isolate iyNeoVirg1 chromosome 3, iyNeoVirg1.1, whole genome shotgun sequence genome encodes these proteins:
- the LOC124299701 gene encoding uncharacterized protein LOC124299701 gives MNGPVYASSCPALQSNLSLHSSSYYSEYSGSTRRRLSSTGEADTSATSSYEGSDSSEHSDETRLDPVSQLEREQLETFFRGLKTQIFVCESLANLYLGNASQVGAWELRFTGIPVVVLDLGETRSRSKRRIQILLAERGTCFTLWRETIDNLSSYKVSGAAFHTMCLSSDHTRLAGLSFDNSKAANELWQHIERLVSCPENISLSIPGKKKKKSPQKKVVLPAKSNISQPCQFQHVTSVDAADRSRYFSLQTLVPVLSEVENSLEGTY, from the exons ATGAACGGACCGGTTTACGCATCCTCCTGCCCGGCTCTGCAGTCCAACCTCTCGCTCCACAGCTCGTCTTACTACAGCGAGTACAGCGGAAGCACGAGGAGACGATTGTCCTCCACCGGGGAAGCCGACACTTCCGCAACGTCCAGTTACGAGGGTAGCGACAGCTCCGAACACAGCGACGAAACGCGGCTGGATCCCGTCAGTCAGCTGGAACGCGAACAGCTCGAGACCTTCTTTCGGGGTCTGAAGACGCAG ATATTCGTGTGCGAGTCCCTGGCTAATTTGTATCTGGGAAACGCCTCCCAGGTTGGAGCGTGGGAGCTTCGTTTCACGGGGATTCCGGTGGTGGTTCTTGACTTGGGAGAGACGCGGTCTCGATCTAAAAGGCGCATCCAAATTCTCCTCGCCGAGCGTGGAACCTGCTTCACGCTCTGGAGAGAGACTATCGACAACCTTTCTTCGTACAAG GTGTCCGGTGCAGCTTTTCACACGATGTGTCTCTCCTCGGATCACACACGGCTGGCTGGTCTGAGCTTTGACAATTCGAAAGCGGCGAACGAGCTCTGGCAGCACATCGAACGCCTGGTGTCTTGTCCAGAGAACATCAGCCTGTCGATCCcggggaagaagaagaaaaagtcaCCCCAAAAGAAGGTCGTCCTTCCGGCGAAGAGCAACATCAGCCAGCCTTGCCAGTTTCAACACGTTACCAGCGTGGACGCGGCTGACAGGTCGCGTTACTTCTCGCTTCAAACACTGGTGCCGGTTTTGTCCGAAGTCGAGAATTCCTTGGAGGGTACATACTAG